From the Argentina anserina chromosome 3, drPotAnse1.1, whole genome shotgun sequence genome, the window ggaggCTACACCCTCGAAAGGATGTTTccactatcgactccatcaccgagatgtatgtcagtctatgggtatctgagatccaattttgtaaaccttgaaccagggtaatgaaaatagcatgccccttactcagctcggaataaatttgtgtgttagactgctcgcaaagtgttaataaaagccgccctcaaccccaagtgatcttagcaaggtacaaatggagggttaagactaatattaacaaaatgaactttacctattccgttcactttataatttacaataaactaagcataaataaacatttagtttccttaaaaattatctaagtaTAACAAGTATCAtatatgcatactacaacaaaattaaaacatttatcacaaaaaaatatatatttttaaaaaaagtttaatttttttactgtgcgtattttactattacccaatactgttcacatacatttattttttaattttttttttcgatttactatttactatacacaaaatttatttttacaaagataaagtttttttttactttttatttttacaatttataagtatttttacatttttacactttacaaaaaaaagtaaaaaaaaatttaaagaaatttacttttttttagatgtaaaaaaaacttataattgtttttactgAATGTTATTGTTCACCGTACTATTCAcaggaatttatttttacaaatatacaatatagtacaaaattaacacttcaaagaattgagattttctcaattccccggcaacggcgccaaaatgatagagcgttttattaaaacgtctataataaaccatgtaaaacatcatttttagtatagaataagcagggatcgttcagtccggggaattgaaaggaactctaaacttttagtgttaacaaataatagggggtttgagattgattattaactactaaaataaaacttaaattattatttacatgatcgacttctctttaacaaacttaaaccaaaattaccattacaccacataattacaagttcgaacctatcatgcattctaattcgaccaattacatacttcttagacaccaatacaattagagccttaggggatcatctaatcgtgcaagatttccattaacatttagattgacttagggcctaatctaaatttgcatgcaatcgaattcaataacacttagagtagaaatcaaacaagattacatttaagcaccaaatctttgttggagacatgtttcatgtatggcgtcacccaccatggtttcacatgcaaatttccagaatttttaccacttttaatcaacacaaatcgaacctacttagggcatgattcaatttgtgtcaatatggttgatgaatatagcactcaaacacaatcttagacAATGCATCCAAGcgctaaattcatatgcacatatttgaaaattatctaaaattaTGAGAacgatgattagaacacaacaatagaaatacaaactcattaattatagaaaaccatcaattcggcaaagatccaaaaatccaataaaacaatctgaaaatttcgattcttaatacaaaacaataatctcacacaaacatcatactacaatctttatagacaaagtattgtaaaaaaaatcaaaaacgaacaaacccgtggagataagttgcgagaatcacacgttgtaggaaccttggaggtgtgtcttcaatggtgatttcggtggagatgaaatttgtatatgggggagaatgaCTTGTTGTTTtagtgaaggatgtttgaggtagtattttggtagagttttggctcttgaatgcaaatgagaagtgatcttatttgagagatgaagccatgtatatatagaggaaagaatgagagtagttgcatctttcctcatattataatgcaatgctttaatcccttaaatcatgccatgttttgttccctaaaacatgtcatactttaatccctaaaacatgtcatgttttattccctaaaacatgccatgttttatgcctttaatgatcatctttaattgttgcatgacttggctccatttctttttctttaattatctcttcaatcaaatctgaaaataagaaaataaaatcataagtaagagataattagtttcaaaacttaacaaggattcctagtcaaactaggactctagaccaattatgcgtttttaactcatgtaagcacaaaaatgcattcaatacctcccaagactcttactacgactcaatgactcaataatataacaataagggctaagcaaagtacaaattgaggtaaaaacatgttaagaacgtcgcacaaagtgctcatatcagTATCAAACAAAACCATGAAAGCAAGAGATTGTGAAAATCATACTCGACTTTCCACAATGAAATGGCCATGAGAACTCTCCCTCTCCATCCATGCATCATCCaattttcatcttcatcaataCTAAAATCATTGTGATAGCctatcaattttgacacaATCTTCACCTTTTTCAAAAGTTTTTGGTCTAATGGGAGCTGCTTAAATCCAGCCCTCATATTTCTTGCCTGCCACTTCTGATATGTTTCAGGCCTTTGAACTATTTCAAGTCCCTCACAGGCCACTACATTCATTACCTCTTTAGCCTTTATTGATCTTTCTAATAAACGTCGTTGTTTATCATCACAAGACATTGTGGCCACAGTGATATCAAAGTATGCATTGTAGTAAGAGATAGCTTGTTTGAAACGTGtgagaaaaaaagatgaattATGTGCCCCATTGATAACCCCCCATAAATGAATATTTCCGGATTGATTTTCCTGATCAGCTTTAGGACATCATCTCTTGGATTGTTTCCCATCATTGTCACCTCAGGAACGTTCCTTAACCGGTGTTGACAGTTCACTACAATTAACTCATTTATGTCTATTTTAAGACCATCAAATCCAATAATTTCCCATTTCTGAGCAATGGCATGGAACTCAAATGCACACTAAATCTTGCGGAAAATTTTGCTAAGTGACGACCGATGCAGGTCTAAAACCTGGTTGTGGGAACTGAATCAATGTGATACGAAGATTAGGAGGTCTGTCATTTCTCTCTGAAAGCCATTAGATGAGGGAGGGCCACTGGAAACCATAAGAAATACCAAAATCAATAATGTGAAGACTTGTTGCTTTTTCTACTAGTTTCATAATTGTCATATTGGCAAAGAATTGTTGGAGGGACCCCACCGGTGCTAGTCACTTAGCCTCTAATCAACGCACTATTGGAGGGACCCCCACCGGAGCTCCAATATGTAGATTTGGAAATCAGAAATCAGGATATGAACCGGGATGACCCGGGAGCTAGAGCGGGCCCCCCACGCAGGATCTCCAAACTCAGTTGCTGTTGTGCATGAGCGATACCTTAGAGCGACTGTCTTCCAAGGTTGACGGGATTGAGGCAAACTGCCATATTTCCCTCTAGGAATATCGGAATCACAAACCGTAAAATTCTCCATAAAGTAGACATCTAGGCCTTTCTTTCGATAGAAGAAACGCTTTCTGGTTCCTCATATTTGCTCTTCACACCTATAAGACATTAAACTAAGTAAAAGAActaaaaacaagaagaacTAAACATGCATATCACAATTAAGAGGCATAAAAGCATAGCACATTATGAACATATCAACTAGTAACTATAAACTCAATCCCCTCTCCTTTGAATTAATCAACGATTTCACTTGTACATCACCGATTTACTGGTACAGTGGTACTAGAGAGACCAAGCAGGTGAATCACTTGAACAGATCAGTAATCTCATTATGCAGAGATTTTATTTAAAAGCCGAAGCCGTGGCTTCTAATGAACCTCACAGCATCAGAAAAGCCCTTTTTGTTGTTTGAGGAGCACTTTTACCGAGAACGTTTCTTGCGGACAAAATTCTTCTTTATCCCATCTGAAGTTTGAACAATTGCTTCGACTTAGATTTTCTGAAGATCAAGAGACTGGAAGTCACATTGCATGTTACCCTCAACTTCACTGTTCTGCATAGTTGCAGATTCCACTTTATATATTAATAGGACGCAAAAATCTGCATACTCTGAGGGACTGCTCTGAGACTCTTATCCAAAGTAGTTGTTATCAGAACTCCAACAACCAAATACTTAGAATCTGCAGAGATAGCAAAATGAAGGGCAGCTCCGGCCTTATACCTGGATATTTCCTTCTCTTCAGGTCTCTTCTGAATGAAGAATTGTTCAGAACCTTACTTGAAAAGCATTCTTGTACTTTAGCCAGCTTCCATCCAACTGCAACCAGGTAACTTCCTcaacttctttttcttcattattttcttcaaCCTTGCAACATTTCTCCAGTTTCCAGCATCTGCATACAGACTGGATAATAGCAAATTGTTTCCTGCACTCTCCGGCTCTAGCTCTGATAAATGATTAGCTGCTATTTCAGCAAGTTCTATGTTCCCATAGTTGCGACTTGCTCCTAATAATGCTCCCCATACAAACAAATCTGGCTCCATGGGCACTGCCTTAATCATATCATATGCCTCAGTGAGATCCCCTGCCCGACCTAGAAGATCAACCATACATGCATAATGTTCTAGTCTAGGCACGATCCCATGTTCTTCCTGCATCAGACTAAACAAACTTTTGCCAAGTTCAATCATCCGGGCATGACAACAAGCAGTAAGGACAGCCATGAAAGTCAAGTAATCAAGTTTACAGTTGTCTTATGTTTTCATGGTGTTGAAAAGATCTATTGCTTCAGTGCAATGCCCATGATTCGCATATCCAAAAATCATTGAGTTCCACGTTACAGTGTTTCTTTTAGACATCTTGCAAAACAATGTCTTTGTTTAGTATATAAATCCGCAttttgcatacatatcaacaagAGCACTCCTCACATATACATCAGCTTCAACACCAACCACCAAGGCATAGGCATATAACTCCTTACCACACCTCAAGTTCGTCACAGATGCACAAGCAGGCAACAGGCCGCTAATCGTGGCCGAAGTTGGACATATTCCATGATTTAACATTTTCTTAAATGTACAAAAAACCTTACTGTTCTGAAAATTCTTCACAAACCCAGATATAACCGAAGTCCAAGATACAACATCAGGCTCAATGCCATTTatgcacatcaactcaaacaGCCTAGACGCCATTGCCTCATCACCCTTCTGCGAAAATCCAGCAACCAAACTGTTCCAAGTTATCAAATTAGGCTTAATCCCAACCACCTGCATTTCCTCCACCAAAACCAACGCTTCCTCCGCCATCCCACGCTgacaaaacccagaaacaacAGCATTCAAAGCCACCAAGTCTTTCTCCACCATCATATCAAACACCCAGCGCGCCTTCTCCACCCTCCCATTCTTCGAGTACATGTCAATTATTGCACTGCTAATAAAAGcatcaaactcaaacgagTGCCTGAGCACAACAGCATGTAGTTTCTTCCCGGTTTTGACATCAGACAAATGCCCACATGCCTTGAGAACACTGGGAATAACAATCCTATTGGGCCTACAACCCTGTCTTTGCATCTCACAGAACACATTCATTGATTGCTGATAAAACCCAGAACGAGCATAAGCTCCGATCAGAGCAAACTAGCGGTGTACGTTCGTCTTGGGAATTTCATCGAACAAGTTACGGGCGTGGGCTACTTGGCCGCAGGTAGAGAAGAGAGATATGAGCTTGGAGGCGAAATGGGTCAGACGGGACAACCCGGTAGTGATCAAATGGGCGTGGAGTAGTATTGCTGAGTTCAACTCTCGATTACGAGTGTAGATATCGATCAGCTTTGTGTAGAGGTCAGGCGAGGGTGGAAATGCGCGGTGGGTGAAGGGAGTCAATAGGAACAGGGGGAAATGTAAAGCGCGGGAAGATAAGTGTGATTTGGTTTCATATAAAGAGAGTGAGTTTATATGCATGCAATTCTTGGCTCATGTTCATGATTATTATTGGTATGCACATGTTCTATTAATTTAAGTGACAGAGAATTTTATATACATCAAATGAAATGAAAGGAACAAGACgtgaaagaaacaaattatGGGTCTCTGTTTGTTTAGATGATAATTTGAACGGTTAGAAAATATAATGAATAACGAGTTTGAAATATTGGAGGTAACATGACACACGTATGTATGAGCTCTCTCCTAATGCAGATAATTTTTAGATATATATTCggataagaaaaaaaacttatcCAATTGTAATAGTTATATGTTTAGATATAAActttatatatgtttcatgTAAATAAACTTATATTTCGTCCTCATCATAGTTTGAATTCTTATTTAGTTCGTAGAGAGAATTTTATATCGCAGTACAATATATCAGCCGATTGTAATAGTGTTCAATATTTTCTTGTTATGCATATGTTTGGTAGAACCTGTACGATTTCTTAATGTATGTATACAagggtctaaatatcgtttatCGGGATCGTATCGGTTGAGGGAAAAATGATATATtggagatatatcggatttgctaatttttagttaaaattattatatttatacacatatacttcaaaatatttatacacaaagcATATACACAAGCCATATAATCAAAGTATACACCTTACTGCCTAGTGCCTACTCACGTCATATAATCAAAGCATATACAACCTACTGCCTACACAACCCACTGCCTAGTGCCTACACGAGCTGATGAATCTGTGATTCTTTGCAAAGCCACTACAAGTATAAAAATGAAACAATCAGGCAGTAATATCATCAACATCTATTGTTAAACATATCATATCATAATCCCATgttaatttcagtttataaGTTTCATAGTTACATTTCTAACATTATTTGAGTTTTAGACAAGATTTTAACATTATCTGTCTTCTTAATCTTATTTTGAAAGCTTGTTTTCCTTCTAAATGCCGTCCCCTACAATAACAATAAAGCAAACTAGTCATTATCAAGTTCCAACTAAAGATTGTAAGGTCAACCAGAACACTATAAACGTAAACATAAACATATGCTATCCATTATCTTAAATAATAACTGGGAGGCAGTATGAATCACAACCAACACATATTGTAACTTTTTCCTATCAGAATTAGTACTGCAAATCTTCTACACTCACCATAGGCATATCAAGTTCCCCTGATCGTTGTGTCTAATATATCTTCTTGATCTAAGGGCCTGTGATCAAGGTGGGAGAAACAATTCTACCATCAACCGAGGCATCTCTGTAAACTCTATCTTTGGTTTGTAATGAGGCAAACTAGTGTTAAATTGGACAAGCTCTGAGGTAACAAAATTGAGATTGGAATCTAACACAATTTCCTTCAATGACCTACTTTCCACTAAATAGGGAGCAATGTGACCGGCAACAACATAAGCAGGAGCTAACTTTCCAAGTTTATCCTCCAGGCCAGGGGC encodes:
- the LOC126788540 gene encoding pentatricopeptide repeat-containing protein At5g59600-like, encoding MNVFCEMQRQGCRPNRIVIPSVLKACGHLSDVKTGKKLHAVVLRHSFEFDAFISSAIIDMYSKNGRVEKARWVFDMMVEKDLVALNAVVSGFCQRGMAEEALVLVEEMQVVGIKPNLITWNSLVAGFSQKGDEAMASRLFELMCINGIEPDVVSWTSVISGFVKNFQNSKVFCTFKKMLNHGICPTSATISGLLPACASVTNLRCGKELYAYALVVGVEADVYVRSALVDMYAKCGFIY
- the LOC126788537 gene encoding pentatricopeptide repeat-containing protein At5g59600-like — translated: MAVLTACCHARMIELGKSLFSLMQEEHGIVPRLEHYACMVDLLGRAGDLTEAYDMIKAVPMEPDLFVWGALLGASRNYGNIELAEIAANHLSELEPESAGNNLLLSSLYADAGNWRNVARLKKIMKKKKLRKLPGCSWMEAG